Part of the Crossiella cryophila genome, GTACCGGGCGATCTCCCGCCAGTCCGGCAGGTACCGCTGAGCGCCCCGGTCCAGCAGCAGCACCCTGAGCAGGTTGCCGGCGGGCTCCGGCAGCGCGTGGAAACCGAACACCACGCTCGCGGATCGGTTGTAGGACTTCAGGTCCCAGGTGTAGTCGGCCACGAAAGCCGGGGCAGGCAGGGCTTCCAGGAAGGCCAGGGCGGCCGGGGAGAGCAGTTCGGCGCCACGCACCGCGGCCCCCTCCGCACCCCGGCCCAGCCGCAGCAGGTAGGCCCGTTCGGCGTCGCTGAGCAGCAACGCCTTGGCCAGCGCCAGCAACGCCCTGACCGAGGCGGTCACCGGGCGGCCCTGTTCCAGCCAGGCGTACCAGACCGCGCTCACCCCGGCCGCGGCCGCGACCTCCTCCCGGCGCAGCCCCGGCGTGCGCCGCCGCCCCGGTCCGCCAGCGGACTGTTCCGGGGTGAGCCGGTCCCGCGCACCGCGCAACAGCCTGCCCAGGTCCTTGCGCATCTGCTCGGAGCGCACCATCGCGGCCCTCCAGCCTTCGGCCTGTCGAAGGCGGGAAAGTACTGCGGGCTAACCGGTCCTGTCGACATCCACGGCCGGTTTGCCGCACAGCACCTGCTCCAGCCGCGGCCCGCTGACCCCGTCCGGCACCGGCGCGAACAGGTGCAGCATGAGCTGCGGACTGTCGAAACCACGCAGCACCACGGTGCGGAAGGCGATCGCGCCCGCCCAGGTGTTGAGCACCCGCAACGCGTCCTCGCGCGCCTGCGGCAGCCGCTCGTCCTCCCACCAGCCGGCCATCTCCGGGCTGGCCACCCGCAACCGGGCCACCAGCGCCCGCACCGCGGGCTCCTCCGCGCGCAGTGAGCTGGCCAGCCGCAGCCGCCACACCATGGCCCGGCTGACCTCCGGCCAGTCCGCGACATAACTCCGCGCGGCCGGGCGGGTGAGCATCAGCTCCAGCAGGTTGTTCGAGTCACCCGGCAGCTCGGCGAAGCCGAACAGCGTTGCCGCCGGCCGGTTGTAGGCCTGCAGCACCCACACGTCGTCCACCAGGTAGGCCGGGATGGCCAGCGCGTTGAGGAAGGCCAGCGTGCCGGGCGAGGCCAGATCCCGGCCGGCGGACAGCGGCGCCTCCTCGCCCCGGCCGAGCCGGAACAGGTAGGCCCGTTCCAGATCGCTCAGCTCCAGCACGGTGGCGATCGCGTCCAGCACCCTGGCCGAGGCGGTGATCGGGCGGCCCTGCTCCAGCCAGGTGTACCAGGTGGTGCTCACCCCGGCGGCCCGCGCGACCTCCTCCCGGCGCAGTCCCGGCGTGCGCCTGCGCCGACCACCTGGCCGGTCCGCCGCACTGGGCTGGGACCGGCCACGCGCCCGGCGGAGCAGTTCGCCGAGTTCTCGCCTGCGCTGGCCGGACAACGAGGTCATCAGGGCATCGCTCCGTCATCCGTTCGGGTGTGGACGGTCAGCTTGC contains:
- a CDS encoding MmyB family transcriptional regulator, whose product is MVRSEQMRKDLGRLLRGARDRLTPEQSAGGPGRRRTPGLRREEVAAAAGVSAVWYAWLEQGRPVTASVRALLALAKALLLSDAERAYLLRLGRGAEGAAVRGAELLSPAALAFLEALPAPAFVADYTWDLKSYNRSASVVFGFHALPEPAGNLLRVLLLDRGAQRYLPDWREIARYMIGVFRAEARARGHDPVATALVAELRAVSPDFAAWWAEPDPGAAHAHHWRVAHPQAGPVSFRVATLRGFDGPDLTMTIYTPDHRDESAARLSQILREHEADPHGCPV
- a CDS encoding helix-turn-helix transcriptional regulator, with amino-acid sequence MTSLSGQRRRELGELLRRARGRSQPSAADRPGGRRRRTPGLRREEVARAAGVSTTWYTWLEQGRPITASARVLDAIATVLELSDLERAYLFRLGRGEEAPLSAGRDLASPGTLAFLNALAIPAYLVDDVWVLQAYNRPAATLFGFAELPGDSNNLLELMLTRPAARSYVADWPEVSRAMVWRLRLASSLRAEEPAVRALVARLRVASPEMAGWWEDERLPQAREDALRVLNTWAGAIAFRTVVLRGFDSPQLMLHLFAPVPDGVSGPRLEQVLCGKPAVDVDRTG